From a region of the Lactuca sativa cultivar Salinas chromosome 4, Lsat_Salinas_v11, whole genome shotgun sequence genome:
- the LOC111898911 gene encoding uncharacterized mitochondrial protein AtMg00810-like, which translates to MSSMGPINFFLGLNIIQSKEGIFINQEAYTKTLLAKFGIVGDSMVKAPIVFVKKLTPSLDKPTADMTLYRQMIGSLMYLTLSRPVVIFYVCYCARFQANPREPHMTAIKNIFRYLKRTSSVGIWYPSSSGFFVQAFSDADLGGCGLDRKSTTGRCQFLDGKLISWQSKKTYVSLSVVEVEYIATSSCTSQII; encoded by the coding sequence ATGAGCTCCATGGgcccgattaactttttccttggtttgaatataatACAGAGTAAGGAAggtatctttatcaatcaggaagcttatacAAAGACCTTACTTGCTAAGTTTGGAATCGTGGGAGATTCGATGGTGAAGGCTCCTATTGTATTCGTAAAGAAACTGACACCGTCTCTGGACAAACCAACTGCTGATATgacactctatcgtcaaatgataggttcattgatgtatctaactctTAGTCGTCCAGTCGTCATTTTTTATgtttgctattgtgccaggtttcaagcgaaTCCTCGCGAACCCCACATGACTGCTATTAAGAATATCTTCAGGTATctcaaacgaacctcctcagtaGGGATTTGGTACCCTTCAAGTTCAGGTTTCTTTGTGCAAGCATTTTCGGATGCTGATCTCGGAGGATGCGGTTTAGATCGAAAAAGTACAACGGGAagatgtcaatttcttgatggaaaactcATAAGTTGGCAATCTAAAAAAACTTACGTCTCCCTTTCAGTTGTTGAAGTAGAGTACATAGCCACTTCCTCTTGTACTTCACAAATTATATAG